The Roseiconus lacunae genome has a segment encoding these proteins:
- the tssB gene encoding type VI secretion system contractile sheath small subunit — MATGSAQKFIARNRAPRVQIEYDVEVYGAEKKVQLPFVMGVLADLSGKPEEPLAPVSERKALEIDVDNFDDRLKSMKPRVAFQVPNTLTGEGNMAVDLTFESMDDFSPAAIARKVDALGQLLQAREQLANLLTYMDGKDGAEALLNKVLQDPALLQSLGSAPKADGDDAETPANEE; from the coding sequence ATGGCTACAGGTAGCGCTCAAAAATTTATCGCGAGGAATCGAGCTCCTCGGGTACAGATCGAATACGACGTTGAAGTTTATGGTGCGGAGAAGAAGGTTCAGTTGCCGTTCGTGATGGGCGTCCTCGCCGATCTCTCCGGCAAACCCGAAGAGCCGCTCGCGCCCGTATCGGAACGAAAGGCTTTGGAAATCGACGTCGACAATTTTGACGACCGTTTGAAGTCGATGAAACCTCGCGTCGCCTTTCAAGTCCCCAATACGTTGACCGGTGAAGGCAACATGGCGGTCGACTTGACATTCGAAAGCATGGACGACTTCTCGCCGGCGGCGATCGCACGCAAAGTCGACGCGCTCGGCCAATTGCTCCAGGCACGCGAACAACTCGCCAACCTGCTGACCTACATGGACGGCAAAGACGGAGCGGAAGCACTGCTAAACAAAGTCCTTCAAGATCCCGCCCTTCTTCAGTCACTCGGCTCCGCTCCGAAAGCGGATGGTGACGATGCCGAAACACCCGCCAACGAGGAGTAA
- the tssA gene encoding type VI secretion system protein TssA, protein MDLSDLDSLLQPMSDDEPCGPDLEYDPDFGEMDRAAQGKPEQQYGDTIVAAEEPDWKDVRRRAEALLDRTKDMRVVVFLARASLNQEGLTSFQQCLKLLRGYIENFWDTVHPELDADDDNDPTYRTNTLVTLCDEETTLRELKETPIVSSRAVGRFSLRDIERSREAAEAPAKPAPAEDDDSWSSEAAEAPAEESKAPSMATIDAAFTDADLDAIQSTEEAARLSAEHLAEIEKQVTEKVGVNFAVSLSPIRNLLQEIQEIVSDQLRRRGVGVEEAPDEESNDSWHNEDSAGTSDGGSTTRVQQAGYVGGKIASRQQAVKALADVCEYYELNEPSSPLPLLIRRAQRLSSASFLDILRDVAPDAVSQAEALSGGVAAVASVEDSDSESSSDDSW, encoded by the coding sequence AGCCGGAGCAGCAGTACGGTGATACGATCGTTGCCGCCGAAGAACCGGACTGGAAAGACGTTCGCCGTCGTGCGGAAGCATTACTCGATCGCACCAAAGACATGCGAGTCGTCGTCTTCTTGGCCCGTGCGTCGCTGAACCAAGAAGGACTCACATCGTTCCAACAGTGCCTGAAGCTACTTCGCGGCTATATCGAAAACTTTTGGGACACCGTTCATCCGGAATTGGACGCTGACGACGACAACGATCCGACGTATCGAACCAACACCCTGGTCACGCTTTGTGATGAGGAGACGACGCTCCGGGAACTGAAGGAGACGCCCATCGTCTCTTCCCGTGCCGTCGGGCGTTTTAGTCTTCGCGATATCGAACGGTCACGCGAGGCAGCCGAGGCGCCAGCGAAACCCGCTCCGGCCGAAGATGACGATTCTTGGTCCAGCGAAGCTGCCGAGGCTCCGGCCGAAGAATCCAAAGCGCCGAGTATGGCGACGATCGACGCCGCCTTCACCGACGCGGATCTTGACGCTATCCAATCAACCGAAGAAGCGGCACGCCTGTCTGCCGAGCATCTCGCCGAAATCGAAAAACAAGTGACCGAAAAGGTCGGTGTCAACTTCGCGGTCAGTCTGAGTCCGATCCGAAATCTGCTTCAAGAAATCCAAGAGATCGTTTCAGATCAACTTCGACGTCGTGGCGTCGGTGTGGAGGAAGCACCGGACGAAGAATCGAACGATTCATGGCATAACGAAGATTCCGCGGGGACATCCGACGGTGGCAGTACCACGCGCGTTCAACAAGCTGGCTACGTCGGCGGAAAGATCGCTTCACGCCAACAAGCGGTTAAAGCCCTCGCCGATGTCTGCGAGTATTACGAACTCAATGAACCTTCCAGTCCTCTTCCGCTCTTGATCCGCCGCGCCCAACGGCTGTCGTCGGCAAGTTTTTTGGACATTCTTCGCGATGTCGCCCCGGATGCCGTTTCCCAGGCGGAAGCGCTCAGTGGTGGCGTCGCAGCGGTCGCTTCGGTCGAAGATTCGGATTCCGAATCGTCGAGTGACGACAGTTGGTAA